The genomic region TGTCCGAACGTGAAGGAAGGGGGGATCGCCTTCGGCTCCACATCGGAAGGGTTGTCGGGGCTGACCCGTCGCGTCCGCTCCGCCACGAAAAAACCCCTCTGGGTGAAGCTCTCCCCAAACGTCACCGATGTGGGGAAGATGGCCCGGGTCGCCGAGGAGTCGGGGGCGGACGCCGTCACCCTCATCAACACGCTCGTCGGATTGGCGGTGGACCACCGGACGCGGCGCCCGAAACTCTCCAACGTCACCGGGGGGCTCTCCGGACCGGCGATCAAGCCGGTGGCGCTTCGCATGGTATGGGAGGCGTGCAAGGCGGTGCGGATTCCGGTGGTGGGGATCGGCGGGATCCAGAGCGCGGAGGACGCCCTCGAGTTCCTCCTGGTCGGCGCCGCCGCCGTCCAGGTCGGCACGGCGAATTTCCGGAACCCGAACGCGTGCGTGGAAATCATCGAGGGGATCCGGGAGTTCTTCGCACGGGAGAAGATCGCCCGGCTCGACGACTACCGCGGGGGGATTCTTCTCCGGGGTTGACGGAGCGGGGAGCCGAAGGAAAAGAAATGTGTTGTGGGCCGCCGCGTTTTCCCTGTACTATAATGGCGTTGGGGCTAGGTTAAGTGGGCTGGAGCCCACTTTTTTTTTCCGAATTCAAAGCTTGAAAACGGACACCGAAAAGATCGAGGCGCTGGCCGTGGAAGTCGCCCGGGACCTCTCCCTCCTCCTCTACGACGTGGAGGTCGCGAGGGAAGGTCCGAGGACCATCCTCCGCGTGTTCATCGACCGGGACGGCGGGATCCCGCTGGCCGACATCCAGGCGTTCAGCCGGAGGTTCGGCGCGATCCTCGACGTGGAGGATCCCGTGGAGGGGCCCTTCGTGCTGGAGGCGTCCTCTCCCGGCGTGAACCGCCGCCTGCGCAGGCCGGAGCATTACGCGCACTCGCTCGGGAAGCGGGTGAAGGTGGCGCTGCTCGCCCCGCGGGAGGGGCGTCGCCACCTGGCCGGGGAGCTCCTTTCGTCCGACGGCGAAGGGATCACGGTCCGGGTGGACGATGCGCATTTCAGGATCCCCTACGGGGAGATCCGCAAGGCGAACCTGGATGTATCGCAGGATGAACTCTTCGGGAAGGGAATGAAAAAGCGATGATTCTGGACGTGGGGCAGATCATAGCCCAACTGGGCAAGGAAAAAGGGATCGACAAGGGCATCATCATCGATGCGATCAAGGAAGCGCTCGAGAGCGCGGCCCGCAAGAAGTTCGGGATGAACAAGATCATCGAGGCGACCTACGACCCGGAGACCGGGGAGTTCGAGATCCTCGCCTTCCGCACCGTCGTCACGGAGCTCACGGACCCCGATACGCAGATGACCCTCGCGGAGGCGCTCGAGCTCGACCCCGAGGCGCAGGTGGGCGACAGCCTGGGCGACCGGCTGAGCACCAAGGACCTCGGGCGGATCGCGGCCCAGACCGCGCGGCAGATCATCATGCAGAAGGTGAAGGACGCGGAGCGCGAGGTCATCTACAACGAGTTCATCGGGCGCAAGGGGGAGATCATCAACGGCATCGTGCAGCGGTACGAGCGCGACTGCCTCGTCATCGACATGGGGAAGACCGAGGCGATCATGCCCCCGTCGGAGCAGATCCCCCGCGAACGGTACCGCCAGAGCGACCGGATCCGCGCCTACATCAAGGACGTCACCAAGACGTCCCGGGGGCCGGAGATCCTGTTGTCCCGCTCGGACCCCCGGATGATCCTCAAGCTGTTCGAACAGGAAGTCCCCGAGGTGTACGAAGGGGTGGTCTCCATCCTGAGCGTGGCCCGGGAGCCGGGGTTCCGCACGAAGATCGCCGTGCGCTCGAAGGACCGCGACGTGGATCCCGTGGGGGCGTGCGTCGGGATGAAGGGGTCCCGGGTGCAGAGCGTGGTGCAGGAGCTGCGCGGGGAGCGGATCGACATCATCGCGTGGGACGAGGACCCGGCGAAATTCGTCTGCAACGCGCTGCAGCCCGCGGAGATCATCCGGGTGCTCGTGAACGAGTCGGAGAAGACGATGGAAGAAGGGGCAGAACGTCAAGCTCGCCTCCAAGCTCGTCGGGTGGCACATCGAGGTGCGGGCCGAGGGGCAGGTCGAGGACGCCCTGAAACGAGCCGAGGGACTGTTCGCGAAGAAGCCGGAAGCCCCCTCCGAAGCTTCTCCGGCGGAAGGTACGGAAGCGAAGGAGGGCGGAGCATCGGAAGCTCCCCCGGCGGAAGGTACCGGTTCGACAGAGGGCGCGCCCTCCGAAGCGGCTTCGGCGGAAGGCGCTGCCGCGGAGGAGGAGGCGAAGGAGGAAGGTGCCCCCCCGAAGGAGTAGCCCACCGCCCCTGCGCACCTGCGTCCAGTGCGGGACGCGCGCGGAGAAGGGGCGGCTCCTGCGGATCGCGGGAAGGCCCGGCGCCGGGTGGGCTCCGGATCCCGCGGGGAAGATGCCGGGGCGGGGGATCTACCTTTGCCGGGACGGCGAATGCGTCGCGCGTTTCGCGGCGAGGATACGAACGCAGAAGGGCGGCGCCCGCTGGAAGATGGGCGCCGGGGGCGGAGGGTTGGCCGACCGCCTGACCGCCCCCGTGCCGGACGGGACGAAAAAATAGCGGGGGGAGTGGATGGACAAGGTTCGGATTCGTGATCTGGCAAGGGATCTCGGAATGGAGTCGAGCAAGGAGATCCTCGCCTTCCTCGAAAAGATCGGCGCCAAGGGGAAATCGGCATCCAGCAATCTCGAGGGAGACCTGATCGAGCGGGTCCGGAGCCACTTCAAGAAGCCGGCCCCGCCCCCTCCCCCTCCGCGGACCACCACCGTCACCCGCTCCGACGGGGTCCTGGAACGCCGTTCGCAGAAGGTGATCCTGCGCCGCGGGGCGCCCGCCCCGCCGCCGCCGCCCGAGGCGCCCGAGGAGCCTCCCGTGGCGGAAGCCGCGCCCGCGGTCCCGGCCGAACTGCACGCCGGCCCCCCTCCGGTCGAAGCGCCTGCGCCGGCACCCGCTCCCGCCGAGACGGCGGGCGGGGAAGGCGAGGCGGCGGCGGAGATCGCCCCCGTCCCGGAGCCGACCGTGCGCGTCGTCGAGAAGCCGGCGACGCCGCCGAAACCGGAGGACGTGCGCAAGGAAAAGGAAAAGAAGTGGAAGAAGACGAAGCCCCACGAGAAGAAGGTGCAGAAGGGGGTCCTGAAGCAGACGATCATCCAGGAGGTCCTCGGGGAGCCGGAGGTCGAAGCCAAGAAGGCCGAAGCCCCCGCCCCCGCCGCCGAGGCGGAAGCCGTCGTCGTTCGGCAGTTCCAGCCGGCGCGCGTCGCCAAGCGGAGGGGAAAGCCGGTCAAGGAGAAGAAGGCCCCTTCCACGCTCCCGCCCAAGGCGAGCAAGCGGCTGCTGAAGATCGAGGAGGTGGTGACCGTCGGGGACCTCGCGCACCGGATGGGCGTCAAGGCGGCGGACGTCATCAAGAAGCTGATCGAGATGGGGATGCCCTCCACGCTGAACCAGCTCTTGGACGCCGACACGGCCAGCCTCCTCGCGCAGGAGTACGGATTCGAGGTCGAGAACGTGGCGCCCGAGGTCGAGAGCCTGATCGACCA from Deltaproteobacteria bacterium harbors:
- a CDS encoding dihydroorotate dehydrogenase, which produces MSASGTFGYGLEFSPFYDISRLGAVVVKGLSLLPTAGNAPQRIVETPAGMLNAIGLQNIGVERFVADVAPRLADAGAVFVANIYGRTIEEYEGVARRLSELPALAAIELNASCPNVKEGGIAFGSTSEGLSGLTRRVRSATKKPLWVKLSPNVTDVGKMARVAEESGADAVTLINTLVGLAVDHRTRRPKLSNVTGGLSGPAIKPVALRMVWEACKAVRIPVVGIGGIQSAEDALEFLLVGAAAVQVGTANFRNPNACVEIIEGIREFFAREKIARLDDYRGGILLRG
- a CDS encoding ribosome maturation factor RimP — encoded protein: MKTDTEKIEALAVEVARDLSLLLYDVEVAREGPRTILRVFIDRDGGIPLADIQAFSRRFGAILDVEDPVEGPFVLEASSPGVNRRLRRPEHYAHSLGKRVKVALLAPREGRRHLAGELLSSDGEGITVRVDDAHFRIPYGEIRKANLDVSQDELFGKGMKKR
- the nusA gene encoding transcription termination/antitermination protein NusA; its protein translation is MILDVGQIIAQLGKEKGIDKGIIIDAIKEALESAARKKFGMNKIIEATYDPETGEFEILAFRTVVTELTDPDTQMTLAEALELDPEAQVGDSLGDRLSTKDLGRIAAQTARQIIMQKVKDAEREVIYNEFIGRKGEIINGIVQRYERDCLVIDMGKTEAIMPPSEQIPRERYRQSDRIRAYIKDVTKTSRGPEILLSRSDPRMILKLFEQEVPEVYEGVVSILSVAREPGFRTKIAVRSKDRDVDPVGACVGMKGSRVQSVVQELRGERIDIIAWDEDPAKFVCNALQPAEIIRVLVNESEKTMEEGAERQARLQARRVAHRGAGRGAGRGRPETSRGTVREEAGSPLRSFSGGRYGSEGGRSIGSSPGGRYRFDRGRALRSGFGGRRCRGGGGEGGRCPPEGVAHRPCAPASSAGRARRRGGSCGSREGPAPGGLRIPRGRCRGGGSTFAGTANASRVSRRGYERRRAAPAGRWAPGAEGWPTA